In Vanessa atalanta chromosome 17, ilVanAtal1.2, whole genome shotgun sequence, one DNA window encodes the following:
- the LOC125070506 gene encoding diuretic hormone receptor isoform X1: MSTYILSACSWMLNLALQNWSEEAQKDKASCMILVICMHYFYLTNFFWMLVEGLYLYMLVVETFTAENIKLKVYTTIGWGAPAIFITIWVISRCFVTVVPSTGPDGLAISGEANDEMCQWIHEHQVDWIHKAPALAGLALNLFFLIRIMWVLITKLRSANTLETEQYRKATKALLVLIPLLGITNLLVLCGPSDDSWFAHTFDYIRALMLSTQGFTVALFYCFMNTEVRHAIRYHVERWKTGRTIGGGRRRGASYSKDWSPRSRTESIRLYSHPSKRESAASETTTTTLLVPRMSLAPHHDGRHLHADYITSGSASGEQSPV, translated from the exons ATGTCTACGTATATATTGTCGGCATGTAGTTGGATGTTAAATTTAGCGCTACAA AACTGGTCAGAAGAGGCGCAAAAAGATAAAGCATCTTGCATGATATTAGTCATATgtatgcattatttttatttgacgaaCTTCTTTTGGATGTTAGTCGAAG GTCTGTATTTATACATGTTGGTCGTCGAAACGTTCACCGCGGAAAATATAAAGCTGAAAGTCTACACAACTATTGGCTGGG GAGCTCCAGCCATATTCATCACAATATGGGTGATATCCCGATGCTTCGTAACGGTGGTGCCGTCCACGGGACCCGATGGG ttAGCGATCTCAGGCGAAGCTAATGATGAGATGTGCCAGTGGATCCACGAACACCAAGTGGACTGGATACATAAGGCTCCCGCTCTCGCTGGACTTGCTCTCAACCTGTTCTTCCTCATAAGGATAATGTGG gtGTTAATAACGAAGCTACGGTCGGCGAACACATTGGAAACGGAACAATACAGGAAAGCGACAAAGGCACTACTCGTCCTCATTCCACTGTTGGGCATAACAAACCTGCTGGTGCTCTGCGGTCCTAGTGACGACTCGTGGTTTGCACACACCTTCGACTACATCAGAGCATTGATGCTATCTACACAG GGTTTCACAGTAGCTCTGTTCTACTGCTTCATGAACACAGAGGTGCGTCACGCGATACGGTACCACGTGGAGAGGTGGAAAACCGGACGGACAATAGGCGGTGGAAGACGAAGAGGTGCTTCCTACTCGAAGGACTGGTCTCCGAGATCCAGGACAGAGAGCATACG GTTGTAtagtcacccttcaaaacgggaGTCTGCAGCTTCAGAGACGACAACGACTACACTTCTGGTACCAAGAATGTCGCTTGCACCTCACCATGATGGAAGACATCTGCATGCT GATTACATAACGAGCGGAAGCGCGAGCGGTGAGCAATCCCCTGTGTGA
- the LOC125070506 gene encoding diuretic hormone receptor isoform X2 has protein sequence MSTYILSACSWMLNLALQNWSEEAQKDKASCMILVICMHYFYLTNFFWMLVEGLYLYMLVVETFTAENIKLKVYTTIGWGAPAIFITIWVISRCFVTVVPSTGPDGLAISGEANDEMCQWIHEHQVDWIHKAPALAGLALNLFFLIRIMWVLITKLRSANTLETEQYRKATKALLVLIPLLGITNLLVLCGPSDDSWFAHTFDYIRALMLSTQGFTVALFYCFMNTEVRHAIRYHVERWKTGRTIGGGRRRGASYSKDWSPRSRTESIRLTV, from the exons ATGTCTACGTATATATTGTCGGCATGTAGTTGGATGTTAAATTTAGCGCTACAA AACTGGTCAGAAGAGGCGCAAAAAGATAAAGCATCTTGCATGATATTAGTCATATgtatgcattatttttatttgacgaaCTTCTTTTGGATGTTAGTCGAAG GTCTGTATTTATACATGTTGGTCGTCGAAACGTTCACCGCGGAAAATATAAAGCTGAAAGTCTACACAACTATTGGCTGGG GAGCTCCAGCCATATTCATCACAATATGGGTGATATCCCGATGCTTCGTAACGGTGGTGCCGTCCACGGGACCCGATGGG ttAGCGATCTCAGGCGAAGCTAATGATGAGATGTGCCAGTGGATCCACGAACACCAAGTGGACTGGATACATAAGGCTCCCGCTCTCGCTGGACTTGCTCTCAACCTGTTCTTCCTCATAAGGATAATGTGG gtGTTAATAACGAAGCTACGGTCGGCGAACACATTGGAAACGGAACAATACAGGAAAGCGACAAAGGCACTACTCGTCCTCATTCCACTGTTGGGCATAACAAACCTGCTGGTGCTCTGCGGTCCTAGTGACGACTCGTGGTTTGCACACACCTTCGACTACATCAGAGCATTGATGCTATCTACACAG GGTTTCACAGTAGCTCTGTTCTACTGCTTCATGAACACAGAGGTGCGTCACGCGATACGGTACCACGTGGAGAGGTGGAAAACCGGACGGACAATAGGCGGTGGAAGACGAAGAGGTGCTTCCTACTCGAAGGACTGGTCTCCGAGATCCAGGACAGAGAGCATACG GCTCACGGTATGA